One Pseudodesulfovibrio cashew DNA window includes the following coding sequences:
- a CDS encoding motility protein A — MDIVTLLGLTVGLSLIMGAIIIGGAVDVFINIPGMMIVVGGTLASIMVAFPFEEVIQAFNAAFKMFVQRKTKVRDVVNIMVKVAEISRREGLVALENVQTENMVLKKSCQLIADNADPEIIRTTLAIEINSMRRRHQVGQDVFKRLAALAPSFGMMGTLIGLVQMLSQLSDPKSIGPAMAVALLTTFYGSAMSTLFFIPIAAKLKARTLQEQLHLEVIFEGAKSILENNNPRLVYEKLSSFLAPHERVKN; from the coding sequence ATGGATATCGTGACGCTGCTTGGTCTCACCGTTGGTTTGTCCCTTATCATGGGGGCCATCATTATCGGTGGAGCGGTTGATGTTTTCATCAACATTCCCGGTATGATGATCGTTGTCGGTGGGACCCTGGCCTCCATTATGGTGGCCTTCCCCTTCGAAGAGGTCATACAGGCCTTTAACGCCGCGTTCAAGATGTTCGTCCAGCGCAAGACAAAGGTCCGTGACGTGGTCAACATCATGGTCAAGGTGGCCGAGATCAGCCGTCGTGAGGGATTGGTGGCCCTGGAGAACGTCCAGACCGAAAACATGGTCCTCAAGAAATCCTGTCAGCTCATCGCGGACAACGCCGACCCGGAGATCATTCGTACCACGCTGGCCATTGAGATCAATTCCATGCGCCGTCGTCACCAGGTGGGGCAGGATGTCTTCAAGAGGCTAGCGGCCCTGGCGCCGTCCTTCGGGATGATGGGTACGCTCATAGGTCTGGTCCAGATGCTCTCGCAACTCAGTGATCCCAAGTCCATCGGCCCGGCCATGGCCGTGGCTCTGCTGACCACCTTCTACGGCTCGGCCATGTCCACGCTCTTCTTCATCCCCATTGCGGCCAAACTGAAGGCTCGTACCCTTCAGGAGCAACTTCACCTGGAAGTTATTTTCGAAGGGGCCAAATCCATTCTTGAAAACAACAACCCGCGGCTCGTTTACGAGAAGTTGTCATCCTTCCTGGCGCCGCACGAGCGAGTGAAGAACTAA
- a CDS encoding purine-nucleoside phosphorylase, with amino-acid sequence MQYLDKIQYSAAYIQEKLGKTQANTVGMVTGTGLGGLVDAIETTATLSYSDIPQFPVSTVKSHAGELVSGTIEGVPVLALHGRFHLYEGFDAREVTHGIRVLGELGVKTLILTNAAGALNPSFATGAPMLIEDHINLTGTTPLRGDNVDHWGDRFPDMCAVYDPTLRTLAEGKALEAGIRLERGVYMQVMGPNMETPAETRMYRGMGADAIGMSTCMEAIAARHMSMRVMGLSCLTNKNLPDCMEEAPLEQVIARAEQSAEAITKLIRSVLKEIREPAE; translated from the coding sequence ATGCAATACCTTGATAAGATACAATACTCTGCCGCATATATACAGGAAAAGCTAGGCAAAACACAAGCCAACACCGTAGGCATGGTGACCGGGACCGGACTGGGCGGACTTGTCGACGCCATAGAAACCACGGCCACCCTTTCTTATTCCGACATTCCACAATTCCCCGTCTCCACCGTAAAAAGTCATGCCGGCGAACTCGTCTCCGGCACCATTGAGGGCGTACCGGTGCTGGCCCTCCACGGCCGATTTCACCTCTATGAAGGATTTGATGCAAGGGAAGTAACTCACGGCATCCGCGTCCTGGGAGAGCTGGGTGTGAAGACGCTGATCCTGACCAACGCAGCAGGAGCTCTCAATCCCTCCTTCGCCACCGGAGCCCCCATGCTCATTGAGGACCACATCAACCTGACCGGCACCACTCCCCTCCGAGGAGACAACGTGGACCACTGGGGCGACCGATTCCCGGACATGTGCGCCGTGTACGATCCGACCCTGCGGACGCTTGCGGAAGGAAAAGCCCTCGAGGCAGGCATCAGGCTGGAAAGGGGCGTGTACATGCAGGTCATGGGGCCAAACATGGAGACACCGGCTGAAACCCGCATGTACCGGGGCATGGGCGCGGACGCCATCGGCATGTCCACCTGCATGGAAGCCATCGCGGCCCGCCATATGTCCATGCGCGTGATGGGTCTCTCCTGTCTTACCAACAAGAACCTGCCGGATTGCATGGAGGAAGCCCCGCTGGAGCAGGTCATCGCCCGGGCAGAGCAGTCGGCGGAAGCCATTACTAAACTTATCCGTTCCGTACTAAAGGAAATCCGGGAACCTGCCGAATAG
- a CDS encoding FlgO family outer membrane protein: MYTKKFTYMLLAAMLLAAGCGNRFWEDTKGATVDSYQYLTDSTPTARSYHDEASVPIIELNHEAGDVLYKNIKGDELDKRSPIYVRTFTNADDATDSSVFGRVMTQQVAERLVQHGAVITKGDPKPADYFLPHGVDRKSYADPVKYTSGDLPIRAAVLEGDYVIGDEYIYLTAKIVRLDDNAEVSGHNWTIPITDNVRRMLPQLRLANGMEPTVKTKFE, encoded by the coding sequence ATGTACACAAAAAAGTTCACATACATGCTGCTTGCGGCCATGCTGCTGGCTGCGGGCTGCGGCAACCGTTTCTGGGAGGACACCAAGGGAGCCACGGTGGATTCCTATCAGTACCTCACGGACAGCACACCCACGGCTCGCTCGTACCACGATGAGGCCTCGGTTCCGATCATAGAACTCAACCACGAGGCTGGAGACGTCCTATACAAGAACATCAAGGGCGACGAGCTGGACAAGCGCTCTCCCATCTACGTCCGAACCTTCACCAATGCCGATGACGCCACCGACAGCTCTGTCTTCGGCCGAGTCATGACCCAGCAAGTGGCGGAACGACTGGTCCAGCACGGAGCGGTCATCACCAAAGGCGACCCCAAACCCGCCGACTATTTCCTGCCCCACGGCGTAGACAGGAAAAGCTACGCAGATCCAGTCAAGTACACCTCGGGAGATCTGCCGATCCGCGCGGCGGTGCTCGAAGGCGACTATGTTATCGGTGACGAGTACATCTACCTGACCGCAAAAATCGTCCGCCTGGACGACAACGCCGAGGTTTCCGGCCACAACTGGACCATCCCCATTACCGACAACGTCCGTCGGATGCTCCCGCAGCTCCGGCTGGCCAATGGCATGGAGCCCACAGTCAAAACCAAATTCGAATAA
- a CDS encoding 2-oxoacid:acceptor oxidoreductase family protein — protein MKPQQELYRFEIRFSGLGGQGIITLGKVMGQGLALGHGYNVTQTQSYGPEARGGSSRCDLVISSKPISYPKAESLDILVALSQEACNAYYPYLKPRGVLVLETDLVQQPPTNQFLGLPYTALARDKIGIVQAMNTVVLGSLSFLLPFVNQATMRKSLESALPAKIRAVNTKAFNLGHRLAKKEWGEDAGSVWRG, from the coding sequence ATGAAGCCGCAACAGGAACTCTATCGTTTCGAAATCCGCTTTTCCGGCCTGGGCGGTCAGGGCATCATCACTTTGGGCAAGGTCATGGGACAGGGCCTCGCCCTTGGGCACGGCTACAATGTGACCCAGACCCAGAGCTATGGCCCCGAGGCGCGGGGCGGCTCGTCCCGATGCGACCTGGTCATTTCCTCCAAGCCCATCAGCTATCCCAAGGCTGAAAGCCTGGACATCCTGGTGGCATTGTCCCAGGAGGCGTGCAACGCATACTATCCGTACCTCAAACCGCGCGGCGTACTGGTGCTGGAGACGGATCTGGTACAGCAGCCGCCCACCAATCAGTTCCTGGGGTTGCCCTATACCGCTTTGGCGCGGGACAAGATCGGCATTGTCCAGGCCATGAATACCGTGGTCCTGGGATCGCTCTCTTTTCTGCTCCCGTTCGTCAATCAGGCGACCATGCGCAAGTCACTTGAGTCTGCCCTGCCTGCCAAGATTCGGGCTGTGAACACCAAGGCTTTCAATCTCGGCCATCGTCTGGCCAAAAAAGAGTGGGGTGAGGACGCCGGGAGTGTCTGGAGAGGTTAG
- a CDS encoding 2-oxoacid:ferredoxin oxidoreductase subunit beta, translating to MNGFTGNEIIHQYLRHNKKFPHVLCPGCGHGIVLGTLIRSIHSLELPKDDVVIVAGIGCSGRLAVYVDFNTVHTTHGRALTFATGIKMANPKLKVIAIMGDGDALSIGGNHLIHAARRNIGITALILNNSIYGMTGGQSSPATPEGAMTMTNPFGQLDKAFDTVELARGAGANYVARGTVFHVKKLEKVLTDAIGRPGFSIVEAITPCHTQFGRKNKYKTPVDMYKWLKSSAMDVERYNELPEDKRAGRMPIGVFVQRDREGFEELYYQRQAKFLEKVAKGGK from the coding sequence ATGAACGGATTTACTGGAAATGAAATAATTCATCAATATCTGAGGCATAACAAAAAGTTTCCGCATGTTCTCTGTCCGGGGTGCGGGCACGGCATCGTGCTCGGGACTTTGATTCGCTCCATCCATAGCCTGGAGCTTCCCAAGGACGACGTGGTCATCGTGGCCGGCATCGGCTGCTCGGGCCGGTTGGCGGTGTACGTGGACTTCAACACGGTGCACACCACCCACGGCAGGGCGCTGACCTTTGCCACGGGCATCAAGATGGCAAACCCGAAGCTCAAGGTCATCGCCATCATGGGCGACGGTGACGCGCTTTCCATCGGCGGCAATCACCTGATCCACGCCGCCCGGCGGAACATCGGCATCACCGCGCTGATCCTGAACAACAGCATCTATGGCATGACCGGCGGCCAGAGTTCCCCTGCCACTCCCGAGGGGGCCATGACCATGACCAACCCCTTTGGTCAGCTCGACAAGGCCTTTGACACAGTGGAATTGGCGAGGGGGGCTGGAGCCAACTATGTGGCGCGCGGCACGGTCTTCCACGTCAAGAAGTTGGAAAAGGTTCTGACCGACGCCATTGGCAGGCCCGGTTTCTCCATAGTCGAGGCGATCACGCCGTGTCATACCCAGTTCGGGCGCAAGAACAAGTACAAGACCCCGGTGGACATGTACAAGTGGCTGAAGAGCAGCGCCATGGACGTGGAGCGATACAACGAGCTGCCCGAGGACAAGCGGGCCGGGCGAATGCCCATAGGCGTTTTTGTCCAGCGGGACCGGGAGGGCTTTGAGGAGCTGTACTACCAGCGCCAGGCGAAGTTCCTCGAGAAAGTCGCCAAGGGGGGTAAGTAG
- a CDS encoding 2-oxoacid:acceptor oxidoreductase subunit alpha — protein MARRKKRKEIFALGNEAVVEGALLAGCTFFGGYPITPSSEIMEIMAARLPKIEDGVFIQLEDEIASMGAVIGASLAGRKVLTATSGPGFSLKQENLGYAIMAETPLVLVNVMRGGPSTGLPTCPAQGDVQQARWGTHGDHPIIVLSASNVQECLDMTVTAFNMAEKYRTPVILLLDEVTAHTREKIEIPNSGEYEVFSRTVPSMPPEWYKPYEETVRGVPPMPPLGSGYRFHTTGLTHDRNGFPTQRPEEVEELVERLHRKIDQFFYDIQLVDTVMTEDADIVVIAYGSVARSAELAVQQARENGIKAGLLKLKTLFPYPRRQQEKVMATAKTLVVPEMNMGQISREVKRVNTGRASVRTINRIDGQIVTPSEILKVIMQG, from the coding sequence ATGGCCAGACGCAAGAAACGCAAAGAAATATTCGCCCTGGGCAACGAAGCCGTTGTCGAGGGCGCATTGTTGGCCGGGTGCACATTTTTCGGCGGCTATCCCATTACGCCATCATCCGAGATTATGGAGATCATGGCCGCTCGGCTGCCCAAGATTGAAGACGGTGTCTTCATCCAGCTTGAGGATGAGATAGCCAGCATGGGCGCGGTCATCGGCGCCTCCCTGGCCGGGAGAAAGGTGCTGACCGCTACATCCGGCCCTGGATTCTCATTGAAACAGGAGAATCTTGGCTACGCAATCATGGCAGAGACGCCATTGGTGCTGGTCAACGTCATGCGCGGCGGTCCCTCCACCGGTCTGCCCACTTGTCCGGCGCAGGGCGACGTGCAGCAGGCCCGCTGGGGCACCCACGGCGATCATCCGATCATCGTGCTCTCGGCTTCCAACGTTCAGGAGTGTCTGGACATGACGGTCACCGCCTTCAACATGGCGGAGAAATACCGTACGCCGGTCATCCTGCTCCTGGACGAGGTGACGGCCCACACCCGTGAGAAGATCGAGATTCCCAACTCGGGTGAATATGAGGTTTTTTCCCGCACCGTCCCGTCCATGCCGCCCGAGTGGTACAAGCCTTATGAGGAGACCGTGCGCGGCGTGCCGCCCATGCCGCCTCTCGGTTCCGGTTATCGTTTCCACACCACCGGGCTGACCCATGACCGCAACGGGTTCCCAACCCAGCGACCTGAAGAGGTGGAGGAGCTTGTGGAGCGGCTGCACCGCAAGATCGACCAGTTTTTCTACGACATCCAGCTTGTGGACACCGTCATGACTGAGGATGCGGACATCGTGGTCATAGCCTACGGTTCCGTGGCGCGTTCCGCCGAACTGGCCGTGCAGCAGGCAAGGGAGAACGGGATCAAGGCCGGGCTGCTCAAGCTCAAGACGCTCTTTCCATATCCCCGGCGGCAGCAGGAGAAGGTCATGGCCACCGCCAAGACCCTGGTGGTGCCGGAGATGAATATGGGACAAATCTCCCGTGAGGTGAAGCGTGTGAACACGGGCCGGGCGTCCGTCCGGACCATCAACCGCATCGACGGGCAGATCGTCACTCCCTCGGAAATTCTCAAGGTCATCATGCAGGGGTAG
- a CDS encoding 4Fe-4S dicluster domain-containing protein — protein MAKKEKGNSRVTVYPDWCKGCGICVEFCPGKVLEMSSQGKSMVVREEDCIRCGFCELHCPDFAIVVRDKEPDVAERCGTEQATGKAKGKGA, from the coding sequence ATGGCCAAGAAAGAAAAAGGCAACAGTCGGGTCACTGTGTATCCGGATTGGTGCAAGGGCTGCGGCATCTGCGTCGAGTTCTGTCCAGGCAAGGTGCTGGAGATGAGTTCGCAGGGAAAAAGTATGGTCGTCCGCGAGGAGGATTGTATTCGATGCGGTTTTTGCGAACTACACTGTCCCGATTTCGCCATCGTCGTCAGGGACAAGGAACCGGATGTTGCGGAGCGGTGCGGCACGGAGCAGGCAACAGGGAAAGCCAAGGGAAAGGGAGCGTAG
- a CDS encoding precorrin-8X methylmutase, translating into MREIRLQEFQKPEEIEAESFRIIDSEVPEPRPFAGKKWQIVRRMIHTTADFELLELVRFHEKAVEKGIEALRSGAVIVTDTEMARRGIPVRRLAPLGCEVRCLMNDERVIERARSEGITRAKAAVDIAVREIKPAIYVIGNAPTALIRLVEHFDSGAALPALVVGMPVGFVNAAESKALLMSRDVPYISIEGRKGGSALAASVVNALAVIAS; encoded by the coding sequence ATGCGTGAAATCCGACTTCAGGAGTTTCAAAAACCCGAGGAAATCGAAGCGGAATCCTTTCGGATAATTGATTCGGAAGTGCCTGAACCGCGTCCTTTTGCCGGAAAAAAATGGCAGATCGTTCGACGGATGATCCATACCACGGCGGATTTCGAGCTCCTTGAGCTGGTTCGCTTTCATGAAAAAGCAGTGGAGAAGGGCATTGAGGCCCTGCGTAGCGGGGCGGTTATCGTCACCGATACCGAGATGGCGCGGCGTGGAATTCCGGTCCGAAGGCTTGCCCCCCTGGGGTGTGAGGTGCGTTGCCTGATGAACGACGAGAGGGTGATCGAGCGGGCTCGAAGCGAAGGGATTACTCGGGCCAAAGCTGCCGTTGATATTGCTGTAAGAGAGATAAAACCGGCCATTTACGTCATTGGAAACGCGCCAACCGCGCTCATTCGGCTGGTGGAACACTTCGATAGCGGCGCAGCCTTGCCCGCATTGGTAGTCGGGATGCCCGTTGGGTTCGTGAACGCGGCCGAGTCCAAGGCGCTGCTCATGAGCCGGGATGTGCCCTACATTTCCATTGAGGGGCGAAAGGGAGGGAGCGCATTGGCCGCATCGGTTGTTAATGCTCTCGCTGTCATCGCGTCCTGA
- the deoC gene encoding deoxyribose-phosphate aldolase produces MVLGTRELALHIDHTLLKPAATVQDLDLLCAQAVKYGFYGVCVNPSLVSLASWKLKDESPVPVSVVGFPLGATLPEVKAFETAAVVGNGAQEVDMVMNLGAFKAGDDNLVLKDIRAVVEAADGAPVKVILETALLSDEEIVRACRLSVDGGAKFVKTSTGFGPGGATVEAVRLMRETVGPDIGVKASGGIGTYDQAIDMLRAGANRIGASASVTIVTGE; encoded by the coding sequence ATGGTTCTGGGTACCAGAGAATTGGCCCTGCATATCGACCACACATTGCTCAAGCCTGCCGCAACGGTTCAGGACCTTGACCTGCTCTGTGCTCAGGCCGTCAAGTACGGTTTCTACGGCGTCTGCGTGAATCCTTCCCTGGTCTCCCTTGCCAGTTGGAAGCTCAAGGACGAATCGCCGGTACCCGTCTCGGTGGTCGGGTTCCCCCTGGGGGCCACGCTGCCCGAGGTCAAGGCGTTCGAGACTGCGGCGGTGGTCGGTAACGGTGCGCAGGAGGTTGACATGGTCATGAATCTCGGCGCGTTCAAGGCGGGCGATGACAACCTTGTGCTTAAAGACATCCGGGCCGTGGTCGAGGCTGCGGACGGAGCGCCGGTCAAGGTCATCCTGGAGACCGCATTGCTTTCGGACGAGGAGATTGTCCGGGCCTGCAGGCTGAGCGTGGACGGAGGAGCAAAGTTCGTCAAGACCAGCACCGGGTTTGGCCCCGGAGGCGCAACGGTGGAGGCGGTCCGGCTCATGCGCGAGACCGTCGGGCCGGACATCGGCGTCAAGGCAAGCGGCGGAATCGGGACCTACGACCAGGCCATCGACATGCTGCGGGCTGGGGCAAACCGCATCGGTGCATCGGCATCGGTGACCATCGTGACCGGGGAATGA
- a CDS encoding amino acid ABC transporter permease, translating to MHWNIALDNFTYFLWGNTNIDWVFPFIHRPEGFFASVILAIVGIFGAFWLGLGAGLMRLSRTWWIKYPAVCYVEMIRGMPLLLLIFWFYYLAPVITGQNLPAFSTTMVCFIIFTGAYVAEIVRAGVIALPKGQMEAARGSGLSHVQAMRLVILPQALRNMIPSFVNQFVSLTKDTSLAAILGVIELTRTGVQVDNREMVASFEIWITIAALYFLICYMLTSYSRRLEAQLSRYQARDR from the coding sequence ATGCATTGGAATATTGCGTTAGACAACTTCACGTATTTTCTCTGGGGTAACACCAACATTGATTGGGTTTTCCCGTTCATCCACCGGCCTGAAGGGTTCTTTGCTTCTGTCATTCTCGCCATTGTCGGCATTTTCGGCGCGTTCTGGCTGGGGCTGGGCGCCGGTCTCATGCGTCTTTCCCGGACATGGTGGATCAAGTATCCGGCGGTCTGCTATGTCGAGATGATCCGAGGCATGCCTCTGCTGCTGCTTATTTTCTGGTTCTATTATCTGGCTCCGGTCATCACCGGCCAGAATTTGCCTGCATTCTCCACGACAATGGTCTGCTTCATCATCTTTACCGGAGCATACGTGGCGGAGATTGTCCGGGCCGGCGTCATTGCGCTGCCCAAGGGGCAGATGGAGGCCGCTCGGGGGTCTGGGCTGTCTCATGTTCAGGCCATGCGGCTGGTTATCTTGCCGCAGGCGCTTCGGAACATGATCCCGTCCTTCGTCAACCAGTTCGTCTCGCTGACCAAGGACACCTCCCTGGCGGCCATCCTCGGCGTCATCGAACTGACCCGAACCGGTGTTCAGGTGGACAACCGGGAAATGGTGGCCTCATTCGAAATCTGGATTACCATCGCCGCGCTGTACTTCCTTATCTGCTATATGCTGACATCGTACAGCCGCCGTCTGGAGGCCCAGCTTTCACGGTATCAGGCGCGGGATCGCTAG
- a CDS encoding amino acid ABC transporter permease — MDYHFQWAEMFSGEPARWMWEGFVTTMQISTISLSCAMILGIIICVMRMTPFKPLQWFSLAFTEFFRNTPLLVQIFFWYNASQFVIPDAINNWMNDLYYWFPGPFTAFGHEFVGEWMLFNVELITGIIALTVYTSAFIAEEIRAGIFSIPKNQLEASRAVGLSFLQGYRYVILPQALRIVIPPLISQALNLIKNSSLCMVIGVGEIMYQATQIESYHAIPFEAFSVALLIYLMISLCVSFCITMYNKHFMVQVMY, encoded by the coding sequence TTGGACTATCATTTTCAATGGGCTGAGATGTTCTCGGGCGAACCCGCACGCTGGATGTGGGAGGGCTTCGTCACCACCATGCAGATCTCCACGATCTCGCTTTCGTGCGCCATGATTTTGGGTATCATCATCTGCGTTATGCGCATGACGCCTTTCAAACCGCTGCAGTGGTTCAGCCTGGCTTTTACCGAATTTTTCCGGAACACGCCGCTGCTTGTGCAAATATTTTTCTGGTACAACGCGTCGCAGTTCGTCATCCCGGATGCTATCAACAATTGGATGAACGACCTGTACTACTGGTTTCCTGGACCGTTTACCGCTTTCGGGCACGAATTTGTCGGCGAATGGATGCTCTTCAACGTCGAGTTGATCACCGGCATCATCGCCCTCACCGTGTACACTTCGGCCTTCATCGCCGAGGAAATCAGGGCGGGCATTTTCTCCATTCCCAAGAATCAGCTTGAAGCGTCCCGCGCTGTCGGCCTCTCTTTCCTTCAGGGATACCGCTATGTCATCCTGCCGCAGGCCCTGCGCATCGTCATTCCGCCGCTCATTTCCCAGGCCCTCAACCTGATCAAGAACTCATCCTTGTGCATGGTCATCGGCGTCGGCGAGATCATGTATCAGGCGACTCAGATCGAGTCCTACCACGCCATCCCGTTTGAGGCGTTTTCCGTGGCCCTGTTGATCTATCTGATGATTTCGTTGTGTGTGTCGTTCTGCATCACCATGTATAACAAGCACTTCATGGTTCAGGTCATGTATTAG
- a CDS encoding ABC transporter substrate-binding protein — MKRLVIVLALVLSFMFAASVASAGKIEDVKKAGVLVCGVKDSVNLFGFIDPDTKELVGFDVDVCKYIADKLGVKTEFKVVTSKNRIPMLAQGSVDMLAATMTHKFSRDEQIDFSITYFMDGQKLLVKKDSGIKSTADLANKKVGTVKGSTSEKNIKAAQPKAQVISYDEYPQAFMALKQGKVKAVTTDSGILAGLKAGDDNPEMWEIVGEFFSSEPYGLGVPQDDSAFRDFVNKSLNEMWLDGTYHKLFKKWMGYDLPEGWTIELWPM; from the coding sequence ATGAAACGTTTAGTTATTGTTCTGGCTCTGGTGCTGTCCTTCATGTTCGCCGCGTCAGTGGCGTCCGCTGGCAAGATCGAAGACGTAAAGAAGGCCGGCGTGCTGGTCTGCGGCGTCAAGGATTCCGTCAACCTGTTCGGCTTCATTGATCCCGACACCAAGGAACTGGTCGGATTCGACGTCGACGTCTGCAAGTACATCGCCGACAAGCTGGGCGTGAAGACCGAGTTCAAGGTCGTCACCTCCAAGAACCGCATTCCGATGCTGGCCCAGGGTTCCGTGGACATGCTGGCCGCTACCATGACCCACAAGTTTTCCCGTGACGAGCAGATCGACTTCTCCATCACCTACTTCATGGATGGTCAGAAGCTGCTCGTGAAGAAGGACTCCGGCATCAAGTCCACCGCCGATCTGGCCAACAAGAAGGTCGGCACCGTCAAGGGTTCCACCTCCGAAAAAAATATCAAGGCCGCTCAGCCCAAGGCCCAGGTCATCTCCTATGACGAATACCCGCAGGCCTTCATGGCTCTGAAGCAGGGCAAGGTTAAGGCTGTGACCACCGACTCCGGCATCCTGGCCGGTCTGAAGGCTGGCGACGACAATCCCGAAATGTGGGAAATCGTCGGCGAGTTCTTCTCCTCCGAACCTTACGGTCTCGGCGTGCCCCAGGATGATTCCGCCTTCCGCGATTTCGTCAACAAGAGCCTGAACGAGATGTGGCTCGACGGCACCTACCACAAGCTGTTCAAGAAGTGGATGGGTTACGACCTGCCTGAAGGTTGGACCATCGAGCTCTGGCCCATGTAA
- a CDS encoding amino acid ABC transporter ATP-binding protein, producing the protein MAMIEVQKLHKWYGDFHVLQGINESVDKGEVLVICGPSGSGKSTFIRCINRLEEYQKGQILFDGKDILAKDVNVNKLRAEIGIVFQQFNLYPHLSVLKNVTLAPIKVKGVSKDEAEANALQLLERVGIHDQAHKYPAELSGGQQQRVAIARSLAMKPKVMLFDEPTSALDPEMINEVLNVMKDLAREGMTMLCVTHEMGFAREVADRVLFMDGGVVVEQAPPDEFFKNPKHERAKNFLKEIL; encoded by the coding sequence ATGGCAATGATCGAAGTGCAGAAGCTGCACAAATGGTATGGTGATTTTCATGTCCTGCAAGGGATCAATGAGTCCGTGGACAAGGGAGAGGTCCTGGTTATCTGTGGCCCCTCCGGGTCCGGCAAGTCCACCTTCATTCGGTGCATTAATCGGCTGGAGGAGTACCAGAAGGGCCAGATCCTTTTTGACGGCAAGGACATCCTGGCCAAGGATGTCAACGTCAACAAGTTGCGTGCGGAGATCGGCATCGTATTTCAGCAGTTCAATCTCTATCCGCACCTGTCGGTCCTGAAGAACGTGACCTTGGCCCCCATCAAGGTCAAGGGCGTGTCCAAGGACGAGGCCGAGGCGAATGCACTGCAACTCCTAGAGCGCGTCGGCATCCATGACCAGGCGCACAAGTATCCCGCCGAACTTTCGGGCGGTCAACAGCAGCGAGTGGCTATTGCCCGATCCCTGGCCATGAAGCCCAAGGTGATGCTTTTTGACGAGCCCACCTCGGCTTTGGACCCGGAGATGATCAACGAGGTTCTCAACGTCATGAAGGACCTGGCGCGGGAGGGCATGACCATGCTCTGCGTCACCCACGAGATGGGGTTCGCCCGCGAAGTTGCGGACCGTGTCCTGTTCATGGACGGCGGCGTCGTCGTTGAACAGGCTCCGCCGGATGAGTTCTTCAAGAATCCCAAACACGAGCGTGCCAAGAACTTCCTGAAGGAAATTCTTTAA